A genome region from Streptomyces xanthophaeus includes the following:
- a CDS encoding pyridoxal phosphate-dependent aminotransferase, with product MTSATPSSERRVSARIGAISESATLAVDAKAKALKAAGRPVIGFGAGEPDFPTPDYIVEAAVEACRNPKYHRYTPAGGLPELKAAIAAKTLRDSGYEVDASQVLVTNGGKQAIYEAFAAVLDPGDEVIVPAPYWTTYPESIRLAGGVPVEVVADETTGYRVSVEQLEAARTERTKVVLFVSPSNPTGSVYSESDARAIGEWAAEHGLWVLTDEIYEHLVYGEAKFTSLPVLVPALRDKCIIVNGVAKTYAMTGWRVGWVIAPQDVIKAATNLQSHATSNVSNVAQVAALAAVSGNLDAVAEMRKAFDRRRQTMVKMLNEIDGVFCPTPEGAFYAYPSVKELIGKEIRGKRPQSSVELAALILDEVEVAVVPGEAFGTPGYLRLSYALGDEDLVEGVSRIQKLLAEAKA from the coding sequence ATGACCTCTGCAACGCCTTCCTCCGAGCGCCGGGTGTCCGCCCGTATCGGCGCCATTTCCGAGTCCGCCACCCTCGCCGTGGACGCCAAGGCCAAGGCCCTCAAGGCCGCCGGGCGCCCGGTGATCGGCTTCGGTGCCGGCGAACCCGACTTCCCGACCCCGGACTACATCGTCGAGGCGGCGGTCGAGGCCTGCCGCAACCCCAAGTACCACCGCTACACGCCGGCCGGCGGTCTGCCCGAGCTGAAGGCCGCGATCGCCGCCAAGACGCTGCGCGACTCCGGCTACGAGGTGGACGCCTCGCAGGTCCTGGTGACCAACGGCGGCAAGCAGGCGATCTACGAGGCCTTCGCGGCCGTCCTGGACCCGGGTGACGAGGTCATCGTCCCGGCTCCGTACTGGACCACCTACCCGGAGTCCATCCGTCTCGCCGGCGGTGTCCCGGTCGAGGTCGTCGCCGACGAGACCACCGGCTACCGCGTCTCCGTCGAGCAGCTGGAGGCCGCGCGCACCGAGCGCACCAAGGTCGTCCTGTTCGTCTCCCCGTCCAACCCGACCGGCTCGGTCTACAGCGAGTCCGACGCCCGCGCGATCGGCGAGTGGGCCGCCGAGCACGGCCTGTGGGTGCTCACGGACGAGATCTACGAGCACCTCGTCTACGGCGAGGCGAAGTTCACCTCGCTGCCGGTCCTGGTCCCGGCCCTGCGCGACAAGTGCATCATCGTCAACGGCGTCGCCAAGACGTACGCGATGACGGGCTGGCGCGTGGGCTGGGTCATCGCCCCGCAGGACGTCATCAAGGCGGCGACCAACCTGCAGTCGCACGCCACCTCCAATGTCTCCAACGTGGCCCAGGTCGCCGCGCTGGCCGCCGTCTCGGGCAACCTCGACGCGGTCGCGGAGATGCGCAAGGCCTTCGACCGCCGCCGCCAGACGATGGTGAAGATGCTCAACGAGATCGACGGCGTCTTCTGCCCGACCCCCGAGGGCGCGTTCTACGCGTACCCGTCGGTCAAGGAGCTCATCGGCAAGGAGATCCGCGGCAAGCGCCCGCAGAGCTCCGTCGAGCTCGCCGCCCTGATCCTGGACGAGGTCGAGGTCGCGGTCGTCCCGGGCGAGGCCTTCGGCACCCCCGGCTACCTGCGCCTGTCCTACGCCCTGGGCGACGAGGACCTGGTGGAGGGCGTGTCCCGCATCCAGAAGCTCCTGGCGGAGGCCAAGGCCTAG
- a CDS encoding adenosine deaminase, producing the protein MEHARDLTLLPKAHLHLHFTGSMRPSTLLELADKYGVRLPDALTAGEPPKLRATDERGWFRFQRLYDAARSCLREPDDIRRLVREAAEEDVRDGSGWLEIQVDPTSYAPLLGGMIPAVEIILDAVDAASRETGLGMRVLIAANRMKHPLDARTLARLAVRYADRGIVGFGLSNDERRGMARDFDRAFAIAREGGLLAAPHGGELTGPSSVRDCLDDLHASRIGHGVRAAEDPRLLKRLADRQITCEVCPASNVALGVYERPEDVPLRTLFEAGVPMALGADDPLLFGSRLAAQYEIARRHHAFTDAELAELARQSVRGSAAPEEVQAKLLSGIDHWLTG; encoded by the coding sequence ATGGAGCACGCACGCGATCTCACGCTTCTGCCCAAGGCCCACCTCCACCTGCACTTCACCGGGTCGATGCGGCCATCGACCCTGCTGGAGCTCGCCGACAAGTACGGCGTGCGCCTCCCCGACGCCCTCACGGCCGGGGAGCCGCCCAAGCTCCGCGCCACCGACGAGCGCGGCTGGTTCCGCTTCCAGCGGCTCTACGACGCCGCCCGCTCCTGCCTCCGCGAGCCCGACGACATCCGGCGCCTGGTCCGCGAGGCCGCGGAGGAGGACGTACGGGACGGCAGCGGCTGGCTGGAGATCCAGGTGGATCCCACCTCCTACGCCCCCCTGCTCGGCGGAATGATCCCGGCCGTCGAGATCATCCTCGACGCCGTCGACGCGGCCTCCCGCGAGACCGGCCTCGGCATGCGGGTCCTCATCGCCGCCAACCGCATGAAGCACCCCCTCGACGCCCGCACCCTCGCCCGCCTCGCCGTCCGCTACGCCGACCGCGGCATCGTCGGCTTCGGACTCTCCAACGACGAGCGCCGCGGCATGGCCCGCGACTTCGACCGGGCCTTCGCCATCGCCCGCGAGGGCGGCCTCCTCGCCGCACCGCACGGCGGTGAGCTCACCGGCCCGTCCTCCGTCCGCGACTGCCTCGACGATCTACACGCCTCCCGCATCGGGCACGGGGTGCGGGCCGCCGAGGATCCCCGGCTGCTCAAGCGCCTCGCCGACCGGCAGATCACCTGCGAGGTCTGCCCCGCCTCCAACGTCGCCCTCGGGGTCTACGAGCGGCCCGAGGACGTGCCGCTGCGCACCCTCTTCGAGGCCGGGGTCCCCATGGCGCTCGGCGCCGACGACCCGCTGCTGTTCGGGTCCCGGCTCGCGGCCCAGTACGAGATCGCCCGCCGCCACCACGCCTTCACCGACGCGGAGCTCGCCGAGCTGGCCCGCCAGTCGGTGCGCGGCAGCGCGGCCCCCGAAGAGGTGCAGGCCAAGCTGCTGTCGGGGATCGACCACTGGCTCACCGGGTGA
- a CDS encoding UDP-N-acetylmuramate dehydrogenase gives MTRPVRGTSEYGPWPRRDARGTDRTLVHVQELHDAPLAPLTTFRLGGPAARLVTATTDAEVVATVRAADESGTPLLIIGGGSNLVIGDRGFDGTALRIATTGFDLDGTRLELAAGENWSDAVARTVEAGLAGIECLAGIPGSAGATPIQNVGAYGQEVCDTITEVVAYDRTSGETVTLSAAECAFRYRNSTFKDQPDRYVVLRVRFALEDAGGLSAPIKYPETARALGVGAGDRVPAATARETVLRLRAGKGMVLDPADHDTWSAGSFFHNPILTDEAYAAFLARAQDRLGPDTAPPAYPAGDGRTKTSAAWLIDKAGFTKGYGTGPARISTKHTLALTNRGEATTEDLLTLAREVVAGVHAAFGVTLVNEPVTVGVSI, from the coding sequence CTGACCCGGCCGGTACGGGGGACGAGTGAGTACGGTCCGTGGCCCCGCAGGGATGCGAGGGGCACGGACCGTACTCTTGTCCACGTGCAGGAACTCCACGATGCCCCCCTCGCCCCGCTGACCACCTTCCGTCTCGGTGGTCCCGCCGCCCGCCTGGTCACCGCGACCACCGACGCCGAGGTCGTCGCCACCGTGCGCGCCGCGGACGAGAGCGGCACCCCGCTCCTGATCATCGGCGGCGGCAGCAACCTGGTCATCGGCGACCGCGGCTTCGACGGCACCGCCCTGCGCATCGCGACCACCGGATTCGACCTGGACGGGACGCGGCTGGAGCTCGCCGCGGGCGAGAACTGGAGCGACGCCGTCGCCCGCACCGTCGAGGCCGGCCTCGCCGGCATCGAGTGCCTCGCGGGAATCCCCGGCTCGGCCGGCGCCACCCCGATCCAGAACGTCGGTGCGTACGGCCAAGAGGTCTGCGACACCATCACCGAGGTCGTCGCCTACGACCGCACCAGTGGCGAAACGGTCACCCTGAGCGCCGCCGAGTGCGCCTTCCGGTACCGCAACAGCACCTTCAAGGACCAGCCCGACCGCTACGTCGTCCTGCGCGTGCGCTTCGCCCTGGAGGACGCCGGCGGCCTGTCCGCGCCGATCAAGTACCCCGAGACCGCCCGCGCCCTCGGCGTCGGGGCCGGCGACCGGGTCCCCGCCGCCACCGCCCGCGAGACGGTGCTGCGGCTGCGCGCCGGCAAGGGCATGGTCCTCGACCCCGCCGACCACGACACCTGGTCGGCCGGCTCCTTCTTCCACAACCCGATCCTGACCGACGAGGCCTACGCCGCCTTCCTCGCCCGCGCCCAGGACCGCCTCGGCCCCGACACCGCCCCGCCCGCGTACCCCGCCGGCGACGGCCGTACGAAGACCAGCGCGGCCTGGCTGATCGACAAGGCCGGTTTCACCAAGGGCTACGGCACCGGCCCGGCGCGCATCTCCACCAAACACACCCTCGCCCTCACCAACCGCGGCGAGGCCACCACCGAGGACCTCCTCACCCTGGCCCGCGAGGTCGTCGCGGGCGTCCACGCGGCCTTCGGCGTCACCCTGGTCAACGAACCGGTGACGGTCGGCGTCAGCATCTGA
- a CDS encoding DUF3291 domain-containing protein, with the protein MPDIPWSTPTQAAPDAEVYVMASRFETATLAGAVKFFLKAPGIILQLRKAPGAHGVALRARVFSRTFLTLSAWEDRDALYRFARSEPHRTSSRAASAYMKESAFTYWTVRAGELPLTWAEAERRLAEQKTGH; encoded by the coding sequence ATGCCCGACATCCCCTGGTCCACGCCCACCCAGGCCGCCCCCGACGCCGAGGTCTACGTCATGGCCTCCCGCTTCGAGACCGCCACGCTCGCCGGCGCCGTCAAGTTCTTCCTCAAGGCGCCCGGCATCATCCTCCAGCTCCGCAAGGCCCCCGGTGCCCACGGCGTCGCCCTGCGCGCCCGCGTCTTCAGCCGGACCTTCCTCACCCTCTCCGCCTGGGAGGACCGGGACGCGCTCTACCGCTTCGCCCGCAGCGAGCCCCACCGCACCAGCTCCCGCGCCGCCAGCGCGTACATGAAGGAATCGGCCTTCACCTACTGGACCGTGCGGGCCGGTGAGCTCCCCCTCACCTGGGCCGAGGCCGAACGCCGTCTCGCAGAGCAGAAGACGGGCCACTGA
- a CDS encoding MFS transporter, whose product MQTQDTKLRGPAVWALVLTGVASFMAALDNLVVTTALPAIREDLGGKLEDLEWTVNAYTLTFAVLLMFGAALGDRFGRRRLFIVGLAVFTGASAAAALSPGIDALIAARAVQGVGAAIMMPLTLTLLTAAVPAARRGMALGIYGAVTGLAVASGPLIGGSLTEHISWQWIFWLNVPIGIALIPLARLRLAESTAPGARLDIPGTLLISGGLFGIVYALVNANSEGWTSAPVLTGLIVGSALVGGFIHHGFNNANPMLPMRLFRDRGFLGINLASLLMFLGMFGSIFLLSQFLQGVAGYSPTEAGLRMLPWTGMPMIVAPLAGILSDRIGGRPVVAAGLAFQALGLGWFAAILSADVSYAAQLPPLILSGIGMALYFAPAANVLMSTVAPADQGKASGTNNALREVGGALGVAVLASVFSSQGGYESPQAFTDGTIPALWIGAGAVALAAALALLVPRKAKAAPVPAGRTAAVPDKVPAAG is encoded by the coding sequence GTGCAGACGCAAGACACCAAGCTCCGGGGGCCCGCCGTCTGGGCCCTCGTCCTCACCGGCGTGGCCAGTTTCATGGCCGCACTCGACAACCTGGTCGTCACCACCGCCCTCCCCGCCATCCGTGAGGACCTCGGCGGCAAGCTGGAGGACCTGGAGTGGACGGTGAACGCGTACACGCTCACCTTCGCCGTCCTCCTTATGTTCGGTGCCGCCCTCGGGGACCGCTTCGGCCGCCGCCGGCTCTTCATCGTGGGTCTCGCGGTCTTCACCGGCGCCTCCGCCGCGGCCGCTCTCTCGCCCGGCATCGACGCGCTCATCGCCGCCCGCGCCGTGCAGGGCGTCGGCGCGGCGATCATGATGCCGCTCACGCTCACCCTGCTCACCGCCGCCGTTCCCGCCGCCCGCCGCGGCATGGCCCTCGGGATCTACGGTGCCGTCACCGGTCTCGCCGTCGCCAGCGGCCCCCTCATCGGCGGCAGCCTCACCGAGCACATCTCCTGGCAGTGGATCTTCTGGCTCAACGTGCCGATAGGCATCGCCCTGATCCCGCTCGCCCGCCTGCGCCTCGCCGAGTCCACCGCCCCCGGTGCGCGCCTCGACATCCCGGGCACCCTGCTCATCAGCGGCGGCCTCTTCGGCATCGTCTACGCCCTGGTCAACGCCAACTCCGAGGGCTGGACCAGCGCCCCCGTCCTGACCGGCCTGATCGTCGGCAGCGCGCTCGTCGGCGGCTTCATCCACCACGGCTTCAACAACGCCAACCCCATGCTCCCCATGCGGCTCTTCCGTGACCGCGGCTTCCTCGGGATCAACCTGGCCAGCCTGCTCATGTTCCTCGGCATGTTCGGCTCGATCTTCCTGCTCAGCCAGTTCCTCCAGGGAGTCGCCGGCTACTCGCCCACCGAGGCCGGTCTGCGCATGCTCCCCTGGACCGGAATGCCGATGATCGTCGCCCCGCTGGCCGGGATCCTCTCCGACCGCATCGGCGGCCGTCCCGTCGTCGCCGCCGGGCTCGCCTTCCAGGCCCTCGGTCTCGGCTGGTTCGCGGCGATCCTGAGCGCGGACGTCTCGTACGCGGCCCAGCTCCCGCCGCTGATCCTCAGCGGCATCGGTATGGCCCTCTACTTCGCCCCCGCGGCCAACGTCCTGATGTCCACCGTCGCCCCGGCCGACCAGGGCAAGGCCTCCGGCACCAACAACGCGCTGCGCGAGGTCGGCGGAGCCCTCGGCGTCGCCGTCCTGGCCTCCGTCTTCTCCTCCCAGGGCGGCTACGAATCCCCGCAGGCCTTCACCGACGGCACCATCCCCGCCCTGTGGATCGGCGCCGGCGCGGTCGCCCTCGCCGCCGCCCTGGCCCTGCTGGTGCCCCGTAAGGCCAAGGCCGCCCCGGTGCCCGCCGGCCGGACCGCCGCCGTCCCGGACAAGGTCCCCGCCGCCGGCTGA
- a CDS encoding TetR/AcrR family transcriptional regulator produces the protein MVRMSADERRESVIRAAVHEFARGGYYGTSTEAIAKRVGVSQPYLFRLFPSKQAIFLAAAERCLKETRDLFAAAGEGLQGEEATQAMANAYTRLIAEDPDKLQMQLQMYVTVAAAEAAGDHELGELVRKGWMELWDTVHVPFGGDIGETTTFMAYGMLINTLAAMGFPPEHRVWEGLYPTARAKRRLEK, from the coding sequence ATGGTCAGGATGAGCGCAGACGAGCGGCGTGAGAGCGTCATTCGCGCGGCGGTGCACGAGTTCGCGCGTGGAGGTTACTACGGGACCTCCACCGAGGCGATCGCCAAGCGGGTGGGTGTCTCGCAGCCGTACCTGTTCCGGCTCTTCCCCAGCAAGCAGGCCATCTTCCTGGCCGCTGCCGAGCGCTGCCTGAAGGAGACGCGCGACCTCTTCGCCGCTGCCGGCGAAGGGCTGCAGGGGGAGGAGGCCACGCAGGCGATGGCGAACGCCTACACCCGGCTGATCGCCGAGGATCCCGACAAGCTCCAGATGCAGCTCCAGATGTACGTCACCGTCGCCGCCGCCGAGGCGGCCGGGGACCACGAGCTCGGCGAGCTCGTGCGCAAGGGCTGGATGGAGCTCTGGGACACGGTCCACGTGCCCTTCGGCGGGGACATCGGCGAGACCACGACCTTCATGGCGTACGGAATGCTGATCAACACCCTCGCCGCCATGGGTTTCCCGCCGGAGCACCGGGTCTGGGAGGGGCTCTATCCGACGGCGCGCGCCAAGCGTCGTCTGGAGAAGTGA
- a CDS encoding MaoC family dehydratase, translating to MAAQIQYSDVEVGTELPAASFPVTRATLVQYAGASGDFNPIHWNEKFAKEVGLPDVIAHGMFTMAEAIRVVTDWTGDPGAVVEYGVRFTRPVVVPNDEQGGLIEVTAKVAAKLDDNRVRVDLTAMSAGQKVLGMSRAVVELA from the coding sequence ATGGCAGCGCAGATCCAGTACTCCGACGTCGAGGTCGGCACCGAGCTGCCGGCGGCGTCCTTTCCCGTGACGCGCGCCACGCTCGTCCAGTACGCGGGAGCCTCGGGCGACTTCAACCCGATCCACTGGAACGAGAAGTTCGCCAAGGAGGTCGGACTGCCGGACGTGATCGCGCACGGCATGTTCACCATGGCCGAGGCGATCCGCGTGGTCACCGACTGGACCGGGGACCCGGGCGCGGTGGTCGAGTACGGCGTGCGCTTCACCAGGCCGGTCGTGGTCCCCAACGACGAGCAGGGCGGGCTGATCGAGGTCACCGCGAAGGTCGCCGCGAAGCTGGACGACAACCGCGTCCGGGTCGACCTGACGGCCATGAGCGCGGGCCAGAAGGTCCTGGGCATGTCCCGCGCGGTGGTCGAACTGGCCTGA
- a CDS encoding MaoC family dehydratase N-terminal domain-containing protein: MALDQSFVGRSYPPTDPYEVGREKIREFAAAVGDTNPVYSDPEAAKSYGYPDVIAPPTFVFAITFKAAGQVVEDPQLGLDYSRVVHGDQKFAYSRPVRAGDRLSVVSTIESVKSLAGNDVIDIRGEVHDETGEHVVTAWTKLVSRAPEEA, encoded by the coding sequence ATGGCTCTCGACCAGTCCTTCGTGGGGCGGAGCTACCCGCCCACCGATCCGTACGAGGTCGGCCGGGAGAAGATCCGCGAATTCGCGGCTGCGGTGGGTGACACCAATCCCGTCTACAGCGATCCCGAAGCCGCGAAGTCGTACGGCTACCCCGATGTGATCGCTCCGCCGACTTTCGTGTTTGCGATCACTTTCAAGGCCGCCGGCCAGGTCGTCGAAGACCCGCAGCTGGGACTGGACTACAGCCGCGTCGTGCACGGTGACCAGAAGTTCGCGTACTCCCGCCCGGTGCGTGCCGGTGACCGGCTGTCGGTCGTCTCCACCATCGAGTCCGTGAAGTCGCTCGCGGGCAATGACGTCATCGACATCCGCGGCGAGGTCCACGACGAGACCGGCGAGCACGTGGTGACGGCGTGGACGAAGCTCGTCTCCCGCGCCCCCGAGGAGGCCTGA
- the rpmG gene encoding 50S ribosomal protein L33: MAATDVRPKITLACVECKERNYITKKNRRNNPDRLEMKKHCPRCNSHTAHRETR, from the coding sequence GTGGCTGCCACCGACGTCCGCCCGAAGATCACGCTGGCCTGCGTGGAGTGCAAGGAGCGGAACTACATCACCAAGAAGAACCGGCGTAACAACCCGGACCGTCTTGAGATGAAGAAGCACTGCCCGCGCTGCAACTCGCACACCGCGCACCGCGAGACCCGCTGA
- a CDS encoding amidohydrolase family protein, whose translation MSDSQPQQPFPSPFGGNGNAAAAEATTLLLAGARLTDGRTVDVRLGGGRIQAVGTTGSLPSPAPARVDLTGYLLLPAPAEPHAHGDTALTADTEGPVSYAPDEVQRRATEAALLQLGHGATAVRSHVRIGDVHGLGPMEAVLQARRSLRGLADLTAVAVPRLLTGVAGADGLAMLRDAVKMGASVIGGCPDLDPDPTGFLEAVLELAAEHGCPVDLHTDGDDPGRLARLAAMAGGLRPGVTIGPCGGLSRLPMDAAARAADQLAAAGVRVTCLPQGDCAALERRGLRTAPVRLLRAAGVRVAAGSGALRDAGNPVGRGDPLEAAYLLASQGGLRAAEAYESVSGCAREAMGLPEVRVEAGFPAELLAVRGDRIAGVLSLAYSRIVIHRGRVVARTSAVREYCDSAVAVALDLPRQGRTEAGP comes from the coding sequence ATGTCCGACAGCCAGCCGCAGCAGCCGTTCCCCTCGCCCTTCGGTGGAAACGGCAACGCGGCCGCAGCCGAGGCCACCACCCTGCTGCTCGCGGGGGCGCGCCTCACCGACGGCCGGACCGTCGACGTCCGCCTCGGCGGCGGCCGGATCCAGGCCGTCGGCACCACGGGGAGCCTCCCCTCCCCCGCTCCGGCCCGGGTGGACCTGACCGGTTACCTGCTGCTCCCCGCCCCCGCCGAGCCGCACGCCCACGGGGACACGGCGCTGACCGCCGACACCGAGGGGCCCGTCTCCTACGCTCCCGACGAGGTCCAGCGCCGCGCCACCGAGGCCGCCCTGCTCCAGCTCGGCCACGGCGCCACCGCGGTCCGCTCCCACGTCCGCATCGGCGACGTGCACGGCCTCGGCCCCATGGAAGCCGTGCTCCAGGCCCGCCGCTCCCTGCGCGGGCTCGCCGACCTCACCGCCGTGGCCGTGCCCCGGCTGCTGACCGGGGTCGCCGGCGCGGACGGGCTGGCCATGCTGCGGGACGCGGTCAAGATGGGCGCCTCCGTGATCGGCGGCTGCCCGGACCTGGACCCGGACCCGACGGGCTTCCTCGAAGCCGTCCTGGAACTCGCCGCCGAGCACGGCTGCCCCGTGGATCTGCACACGGACGGTGACGACCCGGGCCGCCTCGCCCGGCTCGCGGCGATGGCCGGCGGGCTGCGCCCCGGAGTGACCATCGGCCCCTGCGGCGGCCTGTCCCGGCTCCCGATGGACGCGGCCGCCCGCGCCGCCGACCAGCTGGCCGCGGCCGGCGTACGGGTCACCTGCCTGCCCCAGGGCGACTGCGCGGCCCTGGAACGCCGCGGCCTGCGCACCGCCCCCGTGCGGCTGCTGCGGGCCGCCGGTGTGCGCGTCGCGGCCGGCAGCGGGGCGCTGCGGGACGCCGGGAACCCCGTCGGCCGCGGGGATCCCCTGGAGGCCGCGTACCTGCTCGCCTCCCAGGGAGGGCTCCGGGCGGCCGAGGCGTACGAGTCCGTCAGCGGATGCGCCCGCGAGGCCATGGGCCTGCCGGAGGTCCGGGTGGAGGCCGGCTTCCCGGCGGAGCTGCTCGCCGTACGCGGGGACCGGATCGCGGGCGTGCTGTCCCTCGCCTACAGCAGGATCGTGATCCACCGCGGGCGCGTGGTAGCCCGTACGAGTGCCGTACGGGAGTACTGCGACTCCGCCGTCGCGGTGGCTCTGGACCTGCCCCGGCAGGGCCGTACGGAGGCGGGACCGTGA
- a CDS encoding SDR family oxidoreductase encodes MRIVIAGGHGQIALRLERLLAARGYEVAGIVRDPAQGDDLRQAGAEPVLCDLESASVEHVAGILQGADVAVFAAGAGPGSGIGRKDTVDRGAAVLFSDAAERARVRRFLMVSSMGADAHHGGDEVFDAYLRAKGEADDHVRTRLGLEWTVLRPGSLIDDAGTGLVRLEAQTGRGAVPRDDVAAVLAELIETPATAGLTLELVSGSTPVQVAVKDVAGN; translated from the coding sequence ATGCGCATCGTCATCGCGGGTGGACACGGTCAGATCGCGCTGCGGCTGGAGCGCCTGCTCGCCGCGCGCGGGTACGAGGTCGCGGGCATCGTCCGCGACCCGGCACAGGGCGACGACCTGAGGCAGGCGGGCGCCGAGCCGGTGCTCTGCGATCTGGAATCGGCCTCGGTGGAGCATGTGGCGGGGATCCTGCAGGGCGCGGACGTGGCGGTGTTCGCCGCCGGGGCGGGCCCCGGCAGCGGGATCGGGCGGAAGGACACCGTGGACCGGGGCGCGGCGGTGCTGTTCTCCGACGCGGCCGAACGGGCCCGCGTACGGCGCTTCCTGATGGTCTCTTCGATGGGCGCGGACGCACATCACGGGGGCGATGAGGTCTTCGACGCTTACCTGCGGGCCAAGGGCGAGGCCGATGACCACGTACGGACCCGGCTGGGCCTGGAGTGGACCGTCCTGCGCCCTGGTTCGCTGATCGACGACGCCGGGACGGGCCTGGTCCGTCTGGAGGCGCAGACGGGCCGTGGGGCCGTCCCGCGCGACGACGTGGCGGCGGTGCTGGCCGAGCTGATCGAGACCCCGGCGACGGCGGGCCTGACCCTGGAGCTGGTCTCCGGTTCGACGCCGGTGCAGGTGGCCGTGAAGGACGTGGCGGGCAACTGA
- a CDS encoding DUF3574 domain-containing protein, with the protein MKWTSDTRGKVGGGVLMALLGAGIPALVGAALHTDVGEPYQETRLYFGTQRADGRDPVAEREFMRFLDLEITPAFPEGLTLHDGYGQWRGQDGKTVRETSYEVVLLYPEKEADERSTRIERIRQAYEDRYQQDSVGRSDDKVSAGF; encoded by the coding sequence GTGAAATGGACATCTGACACGCGCGGGAAGGTCGGCGGCGGGGTGCTCATGGCCCTGCTCGGCGCAGGGATTCCCGCTCTGGTGGGAGCGGCCCTCCACACGGACGTGGGGGAGCCCTACCAGGAGACCCGGCTGTACTTCGGCACCCAGCGGGCCGACGGCCGCGACCCGGTCGCGGAACGCGAGTTCATGCGGTTCCTGGACCTGGAGATCACCCCCGCCTTCCCCGAGGGGCTGACCCTCCACGACGGGTACGGCCAGTGGCGCGGCCAGGACGGCAAGACCGTCCGCGAGACCTCGTACGAGGTGGTCCTGCTCTACCCGGAGAAGGAGGCCGACGAGCGCAGCACGCGCATCGAGCGGATCCGGCAGGCGTACGAGGACCGGTACCAGCAGGACTCCGTCGGCCGGTCCGACGACAAGGTCAGCGCCGGGTTCTGA
- a CDS encoding YajQ family cyclic di-GMP-binding protein: MADSSFDIVSKVERQEVDNALNQAAKELSQRYDFKGTGATIAWSGEKILMEANSEERVKAVLDVFETKLVKRGISLKALDAGEPQLSGKEYKIFATIEEGISQENAKKVAKIIRDEGPKGVKAQVQGEELRVSSKSRDDLQEVQALLKGKDLDFAIQFVNYR; this comes from the coding sequence ATGGCCGACTCCAGTTTCGACATCGTCTCGAAGGTCGAGCGGCAGGAGGTCGACAACGCCCTCAACCAGGCCGCCAAGGAGCTCTCGCAGCGTTACGACTTCAAGGGCACCGGCGCCACCATCGCCTGGTCCGGCGAGAAGATCCTGATGGAGGCGAACTCCGAGGAGCGCGTGAAGGCCGTCCTCGACGTCTTCGAGACCAAGCTGGTCAAGCGCGGGATCTCGCTGAAGGCGCTGGACGCCGGGGAGCCGCAGCTGTCCGGCAAGGAGTACAAGATCTTCGCCACGATCGAGGAGGGCATCTCCCAGGAGAACGCCAAGAAGGTCGCGAAGATCATCCGGGACGAGGGTCCCAAGGGCGTCAAGGCCCAGGTCCAGGGCGAGGAGCTGCGCGTCAGCTCCAAGAGCCGTGACGACCTCCAGGAGGTCCAGGCGCTGCTCAAGGGCAAGGACCTGGACTTCGCGATCCAGTTCGTGAACTACCGCTGA